The Betta splendens chromosome 7, fBetSpl5.4, whole genome shotgun sequence genome includes a window with the following:
- the znf362b gene encoding zinc finger protein 362b isoform X3, with translation MKMMAEPRFNNPYFWPPPPSMPGQIKEQLMAEKIRPLHLPPTSTSSQQPLLVPTSSPDSSAQHGMPVPKPQPQQVPGHHPQPQGSGQPDIALHARPASSSGPDGNMDDKSAVKAKGLWEDWHMRQLSEQTGRVNHRSGLAPSSRPESHSTSEALTPTTPTSSSQNRMGGAPSVNIISGLASGPGMDHMKAGGLAGLLGPPPKAPRGRKKIKAENQSGPLLVVPYPILADQGCVTVAPKEGKTYRCKVCPLTFLTKSEMQIHSKSHTEAKPHKCPHCSKTFANASYLSQHLRIHLGIKPYHCSYCENSFRQLSHLQQHTRIHTGDRPYKCAHPGCEKAFTQLSNLQSHQRQHNKDKPYKCPNCYRAYSDSASLQIHLSAHAIKNAKAYCCSMCGRAYTSETYLMKHMSKHTVVEHLVSHQSPQRTESPSIPIRISLI, from the exons ATGAAAAT GATGGCGGAGCCGCGATTTAACAACCCGTACTTCTGGCCGCCGCCTCCATCCATGCCGGGCCAG AtcaaggagcagctgatggcgGAGAAGATCCGACCCCTGCACCTGccgcccacctccacctcctcccagcagcctctgctggtGCCCACCTCGTCCCCCGACAGCAGCGCTCAGCACGGCATGCCGGTGCCCAAGCCCCAGCCGCAGCAGGTGCCGGGCCACCACCCGCAGCCACAGGGCTCCGGACAGCCAGACATCGCCCTGCACGCCCGGCCCGCCTCCAGCTCCGGACCAG ATGGAAATATGGACGACAAGTCGGCGGTGAAGGCTAAAGGGTTGTGGGAGGACTGGCACATGAGGCAGCTGAGCGAGCAGACGGGCCGGGTCAACCATCGATCAG GTCTGGCGCCTTCGTCCCGACCCGAAAGTCACAGCACCTCCGAGGCCCTGACCCCCACCACCCCGACCTCCAGCAGCCAGAACCGCATGGGCGGCGCCCCCTCCGTGAACATCATCTCCGGGCTGGCCAGCGGGCCCGGCATGGACCACATGAAGGCCGGAGGCCTGGCGGGCCTGCTGGGCCCCCCGCCCAAAGCACCGCGGGGACGAAAGAAGATCAAGGCCGAGAACCAGAGCGGGCCGTTGCTGGTGGTGCCGTACCCGATCCTAGCGGACCAAGGCTGTGTCACTGTTGCACCCAAAGAGGGCAAAACCTACAG ATGCAAAGTGTGCCCGCTCACCTTCCTCACCAAGTCCGAGATGCAGATTCACTCCAAGTCGCACACGGAGGCCAAACCCCACAAGTGTCCCCACTGCTCCAAGACGTTCGCCAACGCCTCCTACCTGTCGCAGCACCTGCGCATCCACCTGGGCATCAAGCCCTACCACTGTTCCTACTGCGAGAACTCCTTCCGGCAGCTGtcgcacctgcagcagcacaccAG AATCCACACGGGAGACAGGCCTTATAAATGTGCTCATCCTGGATGTGAAAAGGCTTTTACCCAACTGTCCAACCTCCAG TCTCACCAGAGGCAGCACAACAAAGACAAGCCGTATAAATGTCCTAACTGCTACCGTGCCTACTCAGACTCCGCATCACTGCAGATCCATTTGTCAGCGCACGCCATTAAGAACGCTAAGGCCTACTGCTGTAGCATGTGCGGCCGGGCATACACCTCA GAGACCTACCTTATGAAGCACATGTCCAAACACACGGTAGTGGAGCACCTAGTGAGCCACCAGTCGCCCCAGAGGACCGAGTCCCCCAGCATCCCCATACGCATCTCCCTCATCTGA
- the znf362b gene encoding zinc finger protein 362b isoform X1, translated as MKMMAEPRFNNPYFWPPPPSMPGQLDNLVLINKIKEQLMAEKIRPLHLPPTSTSSQQPLLVPTSSPDSSAQHGMPVPKPQPQQVPGHHPQPQGSGQPDIALHARPASSSGPDGNMDDKSAVKAKGLWEDWHMRQLSEQTGRVNHRSGLAPSSRPESHSTSEALTPTTPTSSSQNRMGGAPSVNIISGLASGPGMDHMKAGGLAGLLGPPPKAPRGRKKIKAENQSGPLLVVPYPILADQGCVTVAPKEGKTYRCKVCPLTFLTKSEMQIHSKSHTEAKPHKCPHCSKTFANASYLSQHLRIHLGIKPYHCSYCENSFRQLSHLQQHTRIHTGDRPYKCAHPGCEKAFTQLSNLQSHQRQHNKDKPYKCPNCYRAYSDSASLQIHLSAHAIKNAKAYCCSMCGRAYTSETYLMKHMSKHTVVEHLVSHQSPQRTESPSIPIRISLI; from the exons ATGAAAAT GATGGCGGAGCCGCGATTTAACAACCCGTACTTCTGGCCGCCGCCTCCATCCATGCCGGGCCAG CTGGATAACCTGGTGCTCATTAACAAGAtcaaggagcagctgatggcgGAGAAGATCCGACCCCTGCACCTGccgcccacctccacctcctcccagcagcctctgctggtGCCCACCTCGTCCCCCGACAGCAGCGCTCAGCACGGCATGCCGGTGCCCAAGCCCCAGCCGCAGCAGGTGCCGGGCCACCACCCGCAGCCACAGGGCTCCGGACAGCCAGACATCGCCCTGCACGCCCGGCCCGCCTCCAGCTCCGGACCAG ATGGAAATATGGACGACAAGTCGGCGGTGAAGGCTAAAGGGTTGTGGGAGGACTGGCACATGAGGCAGCTGAGCGAGCAGACGGGCCGGGTCAACCATCGATCAG GTCTGGCGCCTTCGTCCCGACCCGAAAGTCACAGCACCTCCGAGGCCCTGACCCCCACCACCCCGACCTCCAGCAGCCAGAACCGCATGGGCGGCGCCCCCTCCGTGAACATCATCTCCGGGCTGGCCAGCGGGCCCGGCATGGACCACATGAAGGCCGGAGGCCTGGCGGGCCTGCTGGGCCCCCCGCCCAAAGCACCGCGGGGACGAAAGAAGATCAAGGCCGAGAACCAGAGCGGGCCGTTGCTGGTGGTGCCGTACCCGATCCTAGCGGACCAAGGCTGTGTCACTGTTGCACCCAAAGAGGGCAAAACCTACAG ATGCAAAGTGTGCCCGCTCACCTTCCTCACCAAGTCCGAGATGCAGATTCACTCCAAGTCGCACACGGAGGCCAAACCCCACAAGTGTCCCCACTGCTCCAAGACGTTCGCCAACGCCTCCTACCTGTCGCAGCACCTGCGCATCCACCTGGGCATCAAGCCCTACCACTGTTCCTACTGCGAGAACTCCTTCCGGCAGCTGtcgcacctgcagcagcacaccAG AATCCACACGGGAGACAGGCCTTATAAATGTGCTCATCCTGGATGTGAAAAGGCTTTTACCCAACTGTCCAACCTCCAG TCTCACCAGAGGCAGCACAACAAAGACAAGCCGTATAAATGTCCTAACTGCTACCGTGCCTACTCAGACTCCGCATCACTGCAGATCCATTTGTCAGCGCACGCCATTAAGAACGCTAAGGCCTACTGCTGTAGCATGTGCGGCCGGGCATACACCTCA GAGACCTACCTTATGAAGCACATGTCCAAACACACGGTAGTGGAGCACCTAGTGAGCCACCAGTCGCCCCAGAGGACCGAGTCCCCCAGCATCCCCATACGCATCTCCCTCATCTGA
- the znf362b gene encoding zinc finger protein 362b isoform X4 — translation MAEPRFNNPYFWPPPPSMPGQIKEQLMAEKIRPLHLPPTSTSSQQPLLVPTSSPDSSAQHGMPVPKPQPQQVPGHHPQPQGSGQPDIALHARPASSSGPDGNMDDKSAVKAKGLWEDWHMRQLSEQTGRVNHRSGLAPSSRPESHSTSEALTPTTPTSSSQNRMGGAPSVNIISGLASGPGMDHMKAGGLAGLLGPPPKAPRGRKKIKAENQSGPLLVVPYPILADQGCVTVAPKEGKTYRCKVCPLTFLTKSEMQIHSKSHTEAKPHKCPHCSKTFANASYLSQHLRIHLGIKPYHCSYCENSFRQLSHLQQHTRIHTGDRPYKCAHPGCEKAFTQLSNLQSHQRQHNKDKPYKCPNCYRAYSDSASLQIHLSAHAIKNAKAYCCSMCGRAYTSETYLMKHMSKHTVVEHLVSHQSPQRTESPSIPIRISLI, via the exons ATGGCGGAGCCGCGATTTAACAACCCGTACTTCTGGCCGCCGCCTCCATCCATGCCGGGCCAG AtcaaggagcagctgatggcgGAGAAGATCCGACCCCTGCACCTGccgcccacctccacctcctcccagcagcctctgctggtGCCCACCTCGTCCCCCGACAGCAGCGCTCAGCACGGCATGCCGGTGCCCAAGCCCCAGCCGCAGCAGGTGCCGGGCCACCACCCGCAGCCACAGGGCTCCGGACAGCCAGACATCGCCCTGCACGCCCGGCCCGCCTCCAGCTCCGGACCAG ATGGAAATATGGACGACAAGTCGGCGGTGAAGGCTAAAGGGTTGTGGGAGGACTGGCACATGAGGCAGCTGAGCGAGCAGACGGGCCGGGTCAACCATCGATCAG GTCTGGCGCCTTCGTCCCGACCCGAAAGTCACAGCACCTCCGAGGCCCTGACCCCCACCACCCCGACCTCCAGCAGCCAGAACCGCATGGGCGGCGCCCCCTCCGTGAACATCATCTCCGGGCTGGCCAGCGGGCCCGGCATGGACCACATGAAGGCCGGAGGCCTGGCGGGCCTGCTGGGCCCCCCGCCCAAAGCACCGCGGGGACGAAAGAAGATCAAGGCCGAGAACCAGAGCGGGCCGTTGCTGGTGGTGCCGTACCCGATCCTAGCGGACCAAGGCTGTGTCACTGTTGCACCCAAAGAGGGCAAAACCTACAG ATGCAAAGTGTGCCCGCTCACCTTCCTCACCAAGTCCGAGATGCAGATTCACTCCAAGTCGCACACGGAGGCCAAACCCCACAAGTGTCCCCACTGCTCCAAGACGTTCGCCAACGCCTCCTACCTGTCGCAGCACCTGCGCATCCACCTGGGCATCAAGCCCTACCACTGTTCCTACTGCGAGAACTCCTTCCGGCAGCTGtcgcacctgcagcagcacaccAG AATCCACACGGGAGACAGGCCTTATAAATGTGCTCATCCTGGATGTGAAAAGGCTTTTACCCAACTGTCCAACCTCCAG TCTCACCAGAGGCAGCACAACAAAGACAAGCCGTATAAATGTCCTAACTGCTACCGTGCCTACTCAGACTCCGCATCACTGCAGATCCATTTGTCAGCGCACGCCATTAAGAACGCTAAGGCCTACTGCTGTAGCATGTGCGGCCGGGCATACACCTCA GAGACCTACCTTATGAAGCACATGTCCAAACACACGGTAGTGGAGCACCTAGTGAGCCACCAGTCGCCCCAGAGGACCGAGTCCCCCAGCATCCCCATACGCATCTCCCTCATCTGA
- the znf362b gene encoding zinc finger protein 362b isoform X2, translating to MAEPRFNNPYFWPPPPSMPGQLDNLVLINKIKEQLMAEKIRPLHLPPTSTSSQQPLLVPTSSPDSSAQHGMPVPKPQPQQVPGHHPQPQGSGQPDIALHARPASSSGPDGNMDDKSAVKAKGLWEDWHMRQLSEQTGRVNHRSGLAPSSRPESHSTSEALTPTTPTSSSQNRMGGAPSVNIISGLASGPGMDHMKAGGLAGLLGPPPKAPRGRKKIKAENQSGPLLVVPYPILADQGCVTVAPKEGKTYRCKVCPLTFLTKSEMQIHSKSHTEAKPHKCPHCSKTFANASYLSQHLRIHLGIKPYHCSYCENSFRQLSHLQQHTRIHTGDRPYKCAHPGCEKAFTQLSNLQSHQRQHNKDKPYKCPNCYRAYSDSASLQIHLSAHAIKNAKAYCCSMCGRAYTSETYLMKHMSKHTVVEHLVSHQSPQRTESPSIPIRISLI from the exons ATGGCGGAGCCGCGATTTAACAACCCGTACTTCTGGCCGCCGCCTCCATCCATGCCGGGCCAG CTGGATAACCTGGTGCTCATTAACAAGAtcaaggagcagctgatggcgGAGAAGATCCGACCCCTGCACCTGccgcccacctccacctcctcccagcagcctctgctggtGCCCACCTCGTCCCCCGACAGCAGCGCTCAGCACGGCATGCCGGTGCCCAAGCCCCAGCCGCAGCAGGTGCCGGGCCACCACCCGCAGCCACAGGGCTCCGGACAGCCAGACATCGCCCTGCACGCCCGGCCCGCCTCCAGCTCCGGACCAG ATGGAAATATGGACGACAAGTCGGCGGTGAAGGCTAAAGGGTTGTGGGAGGACTGGCACATGAGGCAGCTGAGCGAGCAGACGGGCCGGGTCAACCATCGATCAG GTCTGGCGCCTTCGTCCCGACCCGAAAGTCACAGCACCTCCGAGGCCCTGACCCCCACCACCCCGACCTCCAGCAGCCAGAACCGCATGGGCGGCGCCCCCTCCGTGAACATCATCTCCGGGCTGGCCAGCGGGCCCGGCATGGACCACATGAAGGCCGGAGGCCTGGCGGGCCTGCTGGGCCCCCCGCCCAAAGCACCGCGGGGACGAAAGAAGATCAAGGCCGAGAACCAGAGCGGGCCGTTGCTGGTGGTGCCGTACCCGATCCTAGCGGACCAAGGCTGTGTCACTGTTGCACCCAAAGAGGGCAAAACCTACAG ATGCAAAGTGTGCCCGCTCACCTTCCTCACCAAGTCCGAGATGCAGATTCACTCCAAGTCGCACACGGAGGCCAAACCCCACAAGTGTCCCCACTGCTCCAAGACGTTCGCCAACGCCTCCTACCTGTCGCAGCACCTGCGCATCCACCTGGGCATCAAGCCCTACCACTGTTCCTACTGCGAGAACTCCTTCCGGCAGCTGtcgcacctgcagcagcacaccAG AATCCACACGGGAGACAGGCCTTATAAATGTGCTCATCCTGGATGTGAAAAGGCTTTTACCCAACTGTCCAACCTCCAG TCTCACCAGAGGCAGCACAACAAAGACAAGCCGTATAAATGTCCTAACTGCTACCGTGCCTACTCAGACTCCGCATCACTGCAGATCCATTTGTCAGCGCACGCCATTAAGAACGCTAAGGCCTACTGCTGTAGCATGTGCGGCCGGGCATACACCTCA GAGACCTACCTTATGAAGCACATGTCCAAACACACGGTAGTGGAGCACCTAGTGAGCCACCAGTCGCCCCAGAGGACCGAGTCCCCCAGCATCCCCATACGCATCTCCCTCATCTGA